In Oreochromis niloticus isolate F11D_XX linkage group LG5, O_niloticus_UMD_NMBU, whole genome shotgun sequence, a single window of DNA contains:
- the smfn gene encoding small fragment nuclease, which yields MATKTGSGLTMPVCSRSSAWVLATFRRSLFALSVGKAALSRPGSPLLAPAAGQASTRGSMSATGMSQRMVWVDLEMTGLDVEKDQIIEMACLITDSDLNILAEGPNLIIKQPDELLEGMSEWCKEHHGKSGLTQAVRDSKITLEQAEYEFLSFVRQHTPPGQCPLAGNSVHADKRFLDKYMPQFMYHLHYRIIDVSTIKELSRRWFPEEYKMVPHKKATHRALEDIRESIKELQYYRANIFKASEKNRTIVENGGSSMS from the exons ATGGCAACTAAGACCGGAAGTGGGCTCACCATGCCGGTGTGCTCGCGCAGTTCGGCATGGGTGCTCGCTACATTCAGGAGGAGTCTGTTCGCGCTGTCGGTCGGAAAGGCAGCGCTTAGCCGGCCAGGAAGTCCGCTGTTAGCACCAGCCGCAGGTCAGGCATCAACAAGAGGCAGCATGTCAGCCACGGGCATGTCCCAGAGAATGGTGTGGGTGGACCTGGAG ATGACAGGACTGGACGTTGAAAAGGACCAAATCATTGAAATGGCCTGCCTTATTACGGACTCTGACCTGAACATCCTGGCTGAG GGGCCAAACTTGATCATTAAGCAGCCCGACGAGCTACTGGAAGGGATGTCAGAGTGGTGTAAAGAGCATCACGGAAAG TCAGGACTGACCCAGGCTGTACGGGACAGTAAAATCACCCTGGAACAAGCAGAGTATGAGTTCCTGTCCTTCGTCAGACAACACACACCACCTGGACAATGTCCCCTCGCTG GTAACTCTGTGCATGCAGATAAGAGGTTCCTGGACAAGTATATGCCACAGTTCATGTACCACCTTCACTACAGAATCATCGACGTGAGCACCATCAAGGAGCTTAGCAG ACGCTGGTTTCCAGAAGAATACAAAATGGTGCCTCACAAGAAAGCAACACACag AGCGTTGGAGGACATCCGGGAGAGCATCAAGGAGCTGCAGTACTACAGAGCCAACATCTTCAAAGCGTCAGAGAAGAATCGCACGATTGTTGAAAACGGAGGCAGCAGTATGAGTTAG